A genome region from Bradyrhizobium guangzhouense includes the following:
- a CDS encoding GntR family transcriptional regulator — protein sequence MKVSKVQRVPAKAAPLRQQVASNLRTAIIDGRFQPGERLKEGELCAWTGVSRTAVREALRQLEAEGIVDNIPNQGPVVARVSPDEARQHYEVRGMLEGLTARTAAERISEREIKDLHRLKRDLDRAFKSGSVAKVLECKNQLDEFLMSVSANSVVKGFVSVIRARLSYLRPIVLSQPERLKENAVEVHAIIDAIITRKPQAAWQAAVNHVNMGARATLKVLEQLEVAAEHQAALDAEAALRAKRPRGRPRRDAAPNNPVGRVTM from the coding sequence GTGAAGGTTTCCAAAGTCCAGCGCGTACCGGCCAAGGCCGCACCGCTCCGGCAACAGGTCGCAAGCAATCTGCGCACCGCCATCATTGATGGCCGCTTTCAACCAGGCGAGCGGTTGAAGGAAGGCGAGCTGTGTGCATGGACCGGCGTCAGTAGGACTGCCGTCCGTGAAGCCCTGCGGCAACTGGAGGCCGAGGGCATCGTCGACAACATCCCCAATCAAGGACCCGTGGTGGCGCGGGTATCCCCCGACGAGGCGCGGCAACACTATGAAGTCAGGGGTATGCTGGAAGGGCTGACGGCAAGGACCGCCGCCGAGCGGATCTCTGAGCGCGAAATCAAGGACTTGCACCGGCTCAAACGAGATTTGGACCGCGCCTTCAAATCAGGTAGCGTTGCTAAGGTGCTCGAATGCAAGAATCAGCTCGACGAATTCCTGATGAGCGTTTCGGCCAACAGCGTCGTCAAGGGCTTCGTGAGCGTCATTCGCGCACGTCTCAGCTATCTTCGTCCCATTGTTCTGTCGCAGCCCGAACGCCTGAAGGAAAACGCTGTCGAGGTCCATGCGATAATCGACGCGATCATCACACGGAAGCCGCAGGCGGCGTGGCAGGCTGCCGTCAATCACGTCAACATGGGCGCGAGAGCAACCCTCAAGGTGCTGGAGCAGCTGGAGGTGGCGGCGGAACACCAGGCCGCGCTGGACGCGGAAGCCGCGCTTCGGGCGAAACGTCCGCGGGGACGGCCGCGCCGTGACGCGGCACCAAATAATCCGGTCGGTAGGGTGACGATGTAA
- a CDS encoding LysR family transcriptional regulator has product MDLRQLRYFVFVADLKSIARASAHLGVAGPAISRSISALEDELRTPLFDRDGRGMQMTEAGLMLHRSASQILRDVELVRQEVMAEGKHLTGDVIIGATPSVIAMAGAELIRACRERLPRVRPRLLEGYSAYLQNWVLTGSIDVALVNGLQPDSPRLVSECLAVERLFAIGPPGMFAGDPVGLASLLEHALLLPSAQNPIRSLLDAGAAGLNLSVSTVLEIDSVTLLKDLVRQGLAPAVLPFGAVKYELETGVLSASPIVTPEIRSDLDLIYLADRPPTRVASEVIDMLLEILRQIVSKKEPNGFVEIRHRASVRRKAKT; this is encoded by the coding sequence ATGGACCTACGACAGCTTCGGTACTTCGTTTTCGTCGCGGATCTGAAGAGCATCGCCCGCGCTTCGGCTCACCTCGGCGTAGCAGGCCCTGCCATCAGCCGGTCAATCAGTGCTCTCGAAGACGAACTGCGAACGCCGCTGTTCGACCGAGACGGGAGAGGCATGCAGATGACGGAAGCAGGCCTCATGCTGCACCGAAGCGCATCCCAAATCCTGCGCGACGTGGAGCTTGTTCGTCAGGAGGTCATGGCCGAAGGAAAACACCTGACCGGCGACGTGATTATCGGAGCCACGCCGTCGGTTATCGCCATGGCGGGAGCGGAGCTCATCAGGGCCTGTCGCGAACGTCTGCCTCGCGTTCGTCCGCGCTTACTTGAGGGATATAGCGCTTATTTGCAAAACTGGGTGCTGACCGGCTCGATCGATGTCGCATTAGTCAACGGCCTTCAGCCAGATAGCCCGCGCCTCGTCAGTGAGTGCCTTGCCGTCGAGCGGCTGTTCGCCATCGGGCCACCAGGGATGTTCGCTGGCGATCCGGTCGGCCTTGCGAGCCTCCTTGAACATGCTCTGCTGCTTCCGTCGGCTCAAAATCCGATCCGAAGTTTGCTGGATGCGGGCGCCGCTGGCCTCAATCTCTCCGTATCCACGGTGCTGGAGATCGATTCCGTTACCCTTCTGAAAGACCTCGTGCGACAGGGCCTTGCTCCCGCTGTCCTCCCCTTCGGCGCTGTCAAATACGAGCTCGAGACTGGCGTCTTGAGCGCCAGCCCCATTGTCACCCCCGAAATCAGAAGCGATCTGGACCTCATTTACCTTGCCGATCGTCCGCCAACGCGAGTGGCATCCGAGGTGATCGACATGCTTCTGGAAATCCTACGCCAGATCGTTTCCAAAAAGGAGCCGAATGGTTTCGTCGAGATCCGGCATCGCGCCAGCGTCCGCCGCAAGGCAAAGACGTAG
- a CDS encoding GNAT family N-acetyltransferase produces the protein MAEVIEHPRKRAGITSPTLLKPTHDFSRFDCGNEALTDWLKNRALDSEGKTARTYVVCEGNSVVGYYCIASGSVERAAIPKPPIKRHGLPNPVPVAIIGRLARDLTYKGKGLGQDLLQHALHQIVHASETIGIRAILVHAIDEKAAAFWKEAEFIESPIGSRTFFLPIETAIDAL, from the coding sequence TTGGCAGAAGTAATCGAACATCCGAGGAAGCGTGCGGGCATAACCTCCCCCACGCTTCTCAAGCCGACGCATGACTTTAGCCGCTTTGATTGCGGTAATGAAGCCCTGACCGATTGGTTGAAGAATCGCGCCCTCGACAGCGAGGGCAAGACTGCTCGCACCTATGTTGTTTGCGAGGGCAATTCGGTCGTAGGCTACTACTGCATCGCCTCTGGAAGTGTTGAGAGGGCTGCAATTCCCAAGCCGCCCATAAAAAGGCACGGACTCCCAAATCCCGTACCTGTAGCCATTATAGGCCGCTTGGCGCGAGATCTTACCTACAAGGGCAAGGGGCTCGGCCAAGACCTGCTTCAACATGCCCTCCACCAAATCGTTCACGCATCTGAAACGATCGGTATTCGCGCCATCCTGGTACACGCGATCGATGAGAAGGCTGCCGCTTTTTGGAAAGAAGCGGAATTCATAGAAAGTCCGATTGGGTCCCGAACATTTTTCCTCCCTATCGAAACTGCCATCGACGCACTCTAA
- a CDS encoding DUF1778 domain-containing protein codes for MEAALQRPAARVRSRRVRSETNIHIRATAQVKHLIDTAAVAVGKTLSEFMLDSARQHAIDVLLDQRLFVLDPEKHDAFLNALDNPPPAGTKLKALMKRKPLWQK; via the coding sequence ATGGAAGCAGCACTACAGCGCCCTGCGGCGCGAGTAAGGTCGCGCCGCGTCCGGAGCGAAACCAATATCCACATTCGCGCTACCGCACAGGTAAAGCACTTGATCGATACCGCTGCAGTGGCGGTGGGCAAGACGCTTAGCGAATTCATGCTGGATAGTGCGCGGCAACATGCCATCGATGTGCTTTTGGACCAAAGGTTATTTGTCCTTGATCCAGAGAAGCACGATGCCTTCTTGAATGCACTTGATAACCCGCCTCCGGCCGGGACCAAGTTGAAGGCACTGATGAAGCGTAAGCCGCTTTGGCAGAAGTAA
- a CDS encoding type II toxin-antitoxin system Y4mF family antitoxin — translation MLTRTAADLGAVIRDRRKRLKLDQSTLAKQVGVSRQWIIEVEHGHQRAELGLILRVLDALGIKLDADSNLSSGHAAPKSAVDLDAIVAKAKKGKP, via the coding sequence ATGCTCACACGTACCGCAGCCGATCTTGGCGCCGTCATCCGCGACCGGCGCAAGCGCCTCAAGCTCGATCAGTCGACGCTAGCTAAACAGGTTGGTGTCAGTCGCCAATGGATCATCGAAGTCGAGCATGGCCACCAGCGCGCAGAACTCGGGCTCATCCTTCGCGTCCTTGATGCTCTCGGCATCAAGCTCGATGCAGACAGCAATCTCTCCTCGGGCCACGCCGCCCCGAAGTCCGCCGTCGATCTGGATGCCATTGTGGCGAAAGCCAAGAAAGGCAAGCCATAA
- a CDS encoding XRE family transcriptional regulator has product MAFKSMVATNKLQKAPPYPVSRTLTQLGADLRTARIRRNMTMQDAASRIGTGVRAVMDAEKGKASTGIVVYAGLLWLYDMLQPLEELADPSKDREGIALQATRERKRARKSGGLDNDF; this is encoded by the coding sequence ATGGCCTTCAAGAGCATGGTAGCAACCAACAAACTTCAAAAGGCGCCCCCTTACCCGGTGTCACGGACGCTCACGCAATTGGGAGCGGATCTGCGTACTGCACGCATCCGCCGCAACATGACCATGCAGGACGCAGCCAGCAGAATTGGAACGGGCGTGCGCGCTGTTATGGACGCCGAAAAGGGCAAAGCATCGACGGGTATCGTGGTGTATGCCGGGCTGCTGTGGCTCTACGATATGCTCCAGCCCCTCGAAGAACTCGCTGACCCCTCAAAGGACAGGGAAGGGATTGCTCTGCAAGCGACGCGGGAACGCAAGCGGGCGCGCAAGTCCGGAGGGCTCGACAATGACTTCTAA
- a CDS encoding hydantoinase/oxoprolinase family protein gives MRLGADIGGTFTDIVLVDDETGLFRLGKVLTTPDQPDNGVINGIKQVINGDAGQVSHVVHGTTLFTNALIERKGALTALVTTRGFRDAVEIAREHRYDMYDLRLRRPAPIARRRHRFEIAERILSDGTIRQAPNEDDVARIAEEMRRIGIEAVAVSLINAYVCPDHERIVGRILREKLPGVAITLSSDISPEIREFERSTTALCNVYVKSIAEKYLTRLEARTRDELSDAAGLYVMQSNGGLLTASQAIEAPIRLVESGPAAGALAAAHYAKSLGLSDVLSFDMGGTTAKACLIVDGEPLLAPEFEVDRQYQFKKGSGLPVKVPVIEMIEIGTGGGSIAQIDALGRLKVGPHSAGSVPGPACYGAGGERPTVTDADLLLGYLNAGFFLGGDMKLDKTAAERAINEQVGASLDLDTIAAAWGIHQLANEAMASAARIHAIERGRTISQFPMFAFGGAGPVHAYGVARVLKLPKIIYPFGAGVMSAVGFLTAPLAFDFVRSSPARLEQLDWGAVNRSLKEMEEEGRSRLAHSMGDREVSFRRWADMRYRKQGFDIRVPIPSGKLGPDSIAEITASFERVYTELYGHTVPNTPIDVMSWRVVASGPKPDFKLPVNTSKSDGPLKGSRKIYVPDAGLIDVPVYDRYRLGAGDRLQGPAIIEERESTVVINGPGEISVDQNRNLIVDLEVAR, from the coding sequence ATGCGTTTAGGCGCCGATATTGGGGGAACTTTCACAGATATCGTCCTGGTCGACGATGAGACCGGTTTATTTCGGCTCGGTAAGGTCCTGACAACTCCAGATCAGCCTGACAATGGCGTAATCAATGGAATTAAGCAGGTCATCAACGGTGATGCAGGCCAAGTTTCGCATGTTGTGCATGGGACGACGCTTTTCACCAACGCGCTGATCGAGAGAAAGGGGGCGCTGACCGCTCTCGTCACGACCCGCGGATTCCGCGATGCCGTCGAAATTGCGCGCGAGCACCGCTACGACATGTACGACCTTCGGCTGCGTCGTCCCGCCCCGATTGCCCGGCGGCGTCACCGGTTTGAGATTGCCGAGCGAATTCTGTCGGATGGAACAATCCGCCAGGCCCCCAACGAAGACGACGTCGCGCGCATCGCCGAGGAGATGCGCAGAATAGGCATCGAAGCGGTTGCCGTCAGTCTCATCAACGCCTACGTTTGTCCGGATCACGAGCGCATCGTTGGCCGCATCCTACGGGAAAAGCTCCCCGGCGTTGCGATAACTCTCTCCAGCGACATCTCCCCGGAAATCAGGGAATTCGAGCGTTCGACGACGGCGCTCTGCAATGTCTATGTCAAGAGCATCGCCGAGAAATATCTGACGCGGCTCGAAGCGCGTACGCGCGACGAGCTCAGCGATGCAGCCGGTCTTTATGTGATGCAATCGAATGGCGGTCTGCTCACCGCCAGCCAAGCCATCGAAGCGCCGATCCGTCTTGTTGAGTCGGGACCTGCGGCCGGCGCGTTGGCTGCGGCACATTATGCCAAGTCACTCGGACTTTCAGACGTGCTCTCTTTTGACATGGGCGGCACCACCGCCAAGGCCTGCCTCATCGTCGATGGCGAGCCTCTGCTGGCCCCGGAATTCGAGGTCGATCGGCAATATCAGTTCAAGAAAGGCAGCGGTCTCCCAGTCAAGGTGCCCGTCATCGAAATGATCGAGATCGGCACGGGCGGCGGTTCGATCGCGCAGATCGATGCACTCGGCCGCCTCAAGGTCGGGCCGCATAGCGCCGGATCCGTGCCAGGACCTGCCTGCTACGGGGCGGGCGGGGAACGACCAACGGTCACTGATGCCGATCTGCTGCTCGGTTACCTCAATGCAGGCTTCTTCCTCGGCGGAGATATGAAGCTCGACAAGACCGCCGCAGAACGTGCCATTAACGAACAAGTCGGGGCCTCGCTTGATCTCGACACGATAGCCGCAGCCTGGGGAATCCATCAACTGGCAAACGAAGCAATGGCTTCTGCTGCACGCATCCACGCCATCGAGCGGGGGCGCACCATTTCCCAGTTTCCGATGTTTGCGTTTGGTGGCGCGGGGCCGGTTCACGCCTACGGCGTCGCGCGCGTCCTGAAGTTGCCGAAGATCATCTATCCGTTCGGTGCGGGCGTCATGTCGGCCGTCGGCTTCCTCACCGCGCCACTGGCATTTGACTTTGTGCGATCAAGCCCGGCACGGCTGGAACAACTGGATTGGGGCGCAGTCAATCGGTCTCTCAAAGAAATGGAGGAGGAGGGGCGAAGCCGTCTTGCTCATTCAATGGGTGATCGAGAGGTCTCGTTCCGTCGCTGGGCCGATATGCGCTACCGCAAGCAAGGCTTTGACATCCGTGTGCCGATTCCCTCCGGTAAACTTGGGCCAGACAGCATCGCGGAAATCACCGCTTCGTTCGAGCGGGTCTACACCGAACTCTACGGACATACCGTACCCAACACGCCAATCGACGTGATGTCATGGCGAGTGGTCGCATCGGGGCCCAAGCCTGACTTCAAGCTACCGGTCAATACGTCGAAGTCCGACGGTCCACTCAAGGGCTCCAGAAAGATCTACGTCCCTGACGCAGGACTCATCGACGTGCCGGTCTACGACCGTTATCGCCTTGGAGCCGGTGATCGCCTGCAGGGGCCAGCCATCATCGAAGAACGTGAATCGACCGTTGTTATCAACGGACCCGGCGAAATTAGCGTCGATCAGAACCGTAATCTCATTGTCGATCTCGAGGTGGCCCGATGA
- a CDS encoding hydantoinase B/oxoprolinase family protein: MSAKELDPITLDIMWGRLIAAVNEQAAALMRSSFTSIVRDAEDLSACVFDRRGRMVAQSVTGSPGHINSMATGMEHILKTFPLDTLQPGDVIITNDPWITVSQLHDITIATPVFHNGRVVALFANCCHALDIGGRGLSCDARSVYEEGLFIPIMKLHSKGEPVEAVYRLIAANVRTPDEVIGDIHAQITANEVGAKQLKSFLEEFDLADIEGVADAIVARTERAMRAAITALPNGSHPFKITIDGFDKPIEIQAKVTIKDDEVIVDYEGSSSTVDLGINVGFNYTVAYTTYGVKCAIAPDVPNNAGSFTPIRTIAAVGSILNAQHPAAVAGRHTVGHFLPSAIMGALSGILPDKVMAPGADSLWNTHISGFDKRDNQFFSYTWFSTGGTGALKGLDGLSATSYPSGVAGVPVEIIEALTPLVVRQRALRPDSGGAGEHRGGLGQTMEVEVLTEKPYLFSGMYDRCHYPAPGLYDGKSGATGSIASSNGEEVRPKLSRMLPPDTVLTLSLPGGGGFGDVKRRDREAILNDVLDGYVTPEAAKRDYGFEYTPPHK, translated from the coding sequence ATGAGCGCCAAGGAACTGGACCCCATTACGCTCGATATCATGTGGGGGCGGCTCATTGCCGCCGTGAACGAGCAGGCCGCGGCCCTGATGCGTTCGTCCTTTACGTCCATCGTCCGGGACGCCGAAGACCTTTCTGCGTGCGTGTTCGATCGCCGCGGCCGGATGGTGGCCCAATCGGTCACGGGCTCGCCGGGGCACATCAATTCCATGGCGACAGGAATGGAACACATCTTGAAGACGTTTCCGCTGGATACGCTCCAGCCCGGGGACGTCATCATCACGAATGATCCTTGGATTACGGTCTCTCAGCTTCACGACATCACGATTGCAACGCCCGTATTCCACAATGGGCGAGTCGTTGCGCTTTTTGCAAACTGCTGTCACGCGCTCGATATCGGCGGCAGGGGGCTGTCGTGTGATGCCCGCTCCGTCTATGAGGAGGGTCTCTTCATCCCGATCATGAAGTTGCATTCGAAAGGAGAACCCGTCGAAGCCGTTTATCGGCTGATCGCGGCCAACGTGCGGACCCCCGATGAAGTGATTGGCGATATTCATGCACAGATCACCGCGAACGAAGTCGGAGCAAAGCAGCTCAAGTCTTTCCTCGAAGAGTTCGATCTTGCGGATATCGAAGGGGTGGCAGACGCCATCGTCGCGCGCACCGAAAGGGCGATGAGAGCCGCCATTACGGCTCTGCCCAACGGATCGCATCCGTTCAAGATCACCATTGACGGGTTCGACAAGCCGATCGAGATTCAGGCCAAGGTCACTATCAAGGACGATGAGGTCATCGTCGACTATGAAGGGTCTTCCTCAACGGTTGATCTCGGTATCAACGTCGGTTTCAATTATACCGTTGCTTACACCACCTATGGCGTGAAGTGCGCAATTGCGCCAGACGTGCCCAATAACGCCGGTTCGTTCACGCCGATACGCACGATCGCCGCCGTCGGGTCAATCCTCAACGCTCAGCATCCTGCTGCCGTCGCTGGCCGTCATACGGTCGGTCACTTCCTCCCTTCAGCCATCATGGGCGCGTTGTCAGGTATCCTGCCGGATAAGGTGATGGCACCCGGCGCCGACAGTCTCTGGAATACGCATATCAGCGGCTTCGATAAGCGCGACAATCAGTTCTTCTCGTACACTTGGTTCTCTACCGGCGGAACTGGCGCCCTCAAGGGACTCGATGGCCTCTCGGCCACCTCCTATCCAAGCGGTGTCGCCGGTGTGCCCGTGGAAATCATCGAAGCTTTGACGCCTCTGGTCGTACGGCAAAGAGCGCTTCGACCTGACTCCGGCGGAGCCGGCGAACATCGTGGTGGCTTGGGCCAGACAATGGAAGTCGAGGTTCTGACCGAGAAGCCCTATCTCTTCTCAGGCATGTACGATCGATGTCACTATCCAGCACCAGGTTTGTACGATGGCAAATCCGGCGCGACCGGTTCGATCGCCAGTTCGAATGGCGAGGAGGTCCGCCCCAAGCTGAGCCGCATGTTGCCGCCAGATACGGTTTTAACGCTCTCGCTACCCGGCGGCGGCGGATTCGGTGACGTTAAACGTCGGGACCGGGAGGCGATCCTCAACGACGTGCTGGACGGTTACGTAACGCCGGAGGCGGCGAAACGTGACTACGGCTTTGAATACACTCCTCCTCACAAGTAG
- a CDS encoding DUF4286 family protein: MPIQSRFVLIASMDVDPAHEDLFNEVYDGEHVPHLLKVPGVHSVTRVKGVPFAFAIANGIKDMPAPKPIYTAIYEIDHPDVLKSAEWAKAVEAGRWASEVRPHTRNRHHAVYQRQSTSP; this comes from the coding sequence ATGCCGATCCAATCCCGCTTTGTCCTGATTGCTTCAATGGACGTCGATCCTGCGCACGAAGATCTCTTCAACGAGGTGTACGATGGGGAACATGTCCCGCATCTCCTGAAAGTGCCAGGGGTTCACAGCGTTACGCGCGTCAAAGGAGTTCCCTTCGCGTTCGCCATTGCCAACGGCATCAAGGATATGCCGGCGCCCAAGCCGATCTATACGGCCATTTATGAGATTGACCATCCGGACGTCTTGAAGAGCGCCGAATGGGCAAAGGCAGTCGAGGCGGGCAGATGGGCAAGCGAAGTGAGGCCGCATACCCGCAATAGGCACCACGCTGTCTATCAGAGGCAATCCACTAGCCCATAG
- a CDS encoding MFS transporter has translation MTRLALASMVGTSLEWYEFVIYNSMAALIFNKLFFPSFDPIVGTILAFSTYAVGYISRPIGGIIFGRLGDKVGRRAVLVYTLALMGISTLAMGLLPTYGSIGIAAPLLLVSLRTIQGIALGGEWAGAILLSVEHGKPQNRGLNASWTQVGPSAGTLLAAGAIAVTTTLLNEADFLSWGWRLPFLASTVLVFFGFWIRWSVEETPHFHQLQAGHATTKAPVAEVLRDHWRNLLVAGSVRIGSDVVYGLLAVFTLTYVTQKLGLSRTLALTAVLIGAGVHAISVPLLAALSDRIGRRTVYGLGALASIIGSFLLFGLFDTKSPAIIIAAVSVGMVFQAAMFGPQGAFVTEQFPTRVRYTGSSLAYTFAGVLGGGFAPLIFATLLREYPDTYAIPAYVTGALVITLIALLAATEKAGREID, from the coding sequence ATGACGCGGCTTGCACTCGCCAGCATGGTGGGTACCTCGCTGGAATGGTACGAGTTCGTAATCTACAATTCCATGGCAGCTCTGATCTTCAATAAGCTCTTTTTCCCGTCATTTGATCCGATTGTCGGTACAATTCTTGCGTTTTCGACTTATGCCGTAGGTTACATCTCGCGTCCCATCGGCGGAATTATCTTCGGTCGCCTCGGAGATAAGGTCGGGCGTCGTGCCGTCCTCGTCTATACGCTCGCTTTGATGGGCATTTCTACCCTGGCGATGGGCTTGCTGCCTACGTACGGGAGCATCGGAATCGCCGCGCCCCTGCTGCTCGTTAGTCTCAGGACCATTCAGGGCATCGCGCTCGGTGGCGAGTGGGCTGGCGCCATCCTTCTTTCCGTGGAGCATGGCAAGCCACAAAATCGCGGGCTCAATGCGTCGTGGACGCAAGTCGGCCCCTCTGCCGGTACTCTTCTCGCCGCAGGGGCCATCGCCGTCACGACGACGCTGCTGAATGAGGCCGATTTCCTGTCCTGGGGCTGGCGCCTTCCGTTTCTGGCCAGCACCGTGCTGGTGTTCTTCGGATTCTGGATCCGCTGGAGCGTTGAGGAAACACCCCACTTCCATCAGCTGCAGGCCGGCCATGCGACGACCAAGGCGCCGGTTGCCGAGGTCCTGAGGGACCATTGGCGCAACCTGTTAGTGGCCGGTAGCGTTCGAATCGGTTCGGACGTGGTGTATGGACTGCTTGCCGTATTCACCTTGACGTATGTCACTCAGAAGCTGGGTTTGAGCCGCACATTGGCCCTGACCGCTGTTCTGATCGGCGCCGGCGTGCATGCCATATCCGTTCCCCTGCTTGCGGCGCTCTCTGACCGGATTGGTCGACGCACTGTCTATGGGCTCGGTGCTCTGGCATCTATCATCGGCAGCTTCCTCCTGTTCGGCTTGTTCGATACAAAATCACCAGCCATCATCATTGCCGCAGTTTCAGTCGGCATGGTGTTTCAAGCCGCGATGTTTGGTCCGCAAGGTGCTTTCGTCACTGAGCAGTTTCCAACACGTGTGCGATACACGGGGTCCTCGCTCGCCTACACCTTCGCAGGTGTCCTCGGTGGCGGTTTTGCCCCGCTGATCTTCGCCACCTTGTTGAGAGAGTATCCCGACACGTATGCGATTCCAGCCTACGTGACCGGAGCCCTCGTCATCACGCTCATTGCTTTGTTGGCAGCAACGGAAAAAGCCGGCCGCGAGATCGATTAG
- a CDS encoding RraA family protein, with protein sequence MNVKTALASVPKPPSALIEAFKDAPTSVISDNLDRLAGAVGLRPFHRSGRLVGTAFTVRTRPGDNLAIHKALELVGPGDVIVVDGGGDETRALVGEIMKNIAEERGAAGYVIDGAIRDVAAFSGSDFPCFARAVTHRGPYKSGPGCINVPVSIGGSPIAPGDIVVGDEDGVVSFPAAMADSLIEAVRAQIAREEETMKAIREGRYEGSYGR encoded by the coding sequence ATGAACGTCAAAACCGCGCTTGCCAGCGTGCCAAAGCCGCCTTCCGCTCTCATTGAAGCCTTCAAAGATGCCCCCACTTCGGTCATCTCGGACAATCTCGACCGATTGGCGGGTGCTGTTGGCTTGAGGCCATTCCATCGTTCCGGACGGTTGGTCGGAACGGCTTTCACCGTGCGGACGCGTCCTGGAGACAACCTCGCAATTCACAAGGCGCTTGAACTGGTCGGCCCCGGGGATGTCATCGTCGTGGACGGAGGCGGCGACGAGACGCGGGCACTGGTGGGTGAGATCATGAAGAATATCGCAGAAGAGAGGGGAGCTGCCGGCTATGTAATCGACGGCGCCATCCGAGACGTCGCGGCCTTCAGCGGTTCGGATTTCCCCTGCTTTGCCCGCGCAGTGACCCACCGCGGCCCCTATAAAAGTGGCCCAGGCTGCATCAACGTGCCAGTGTCGATCGGTGGGTCACCGATCGCCCCTGGCGACATCGTCGTTGGCGATGAGGATGGCGTTGTATCCTTTCCGGCCGCGATGGCAGATTCCCTGATTGAGGCTGTTCGTGCCCAGATCGCGCGCGAAGAGGAGACCATGAAGGCTATTCGCGAGGGGCGTTACGAGGGCTCTTACGGACGGTAG
- a CDS encoding cupin domain-containing protein, with translation MTDQKKEFHNLDTPDDGLLRELAPGLTTRIFSGEHAMLSVVSFAPHAEGVLHHHPEEQWGVLLDGTAIRIQGGEEIPVRKGDFWRTPGNVPHTMRAGPEGARVLDIFSPPRPEYKKPGSGFGQT, from the coding sequence ATGACTGACCAGAAAAAGGAATTTCACAATCTTGATACACCGGATGACGGCTTGCTTCGCGAGCTGGCGCCCGGACTCACCACGCGCATCTTTTCGGGCGAACACGCGATGCTCTCGGTGGTGAGCTTCGCACCGCACGCCGAAGGCGTGCTCCATCATCATCCTGAGGAACAATGGGGCGTGCTGCTGGACGGCACTGCCATTAGGATTCAGGGAGGGGAGGAGATCCCTGTGCGCAAGGGCGACTTCTGGCGTACGCCCGGCAACGTCCCTCACACCATGCGAGCTGGTCCCGAGGGCGCCCGTGTGCTCGACATCTTCAGCCCACCCCGGCCCGAATATAAGAAGCCGGGATCCGGGTTCGGACAGACTTAG
- a CDS encoding alpha/beta fold hydrolase yields MPENRELALVRLPSQVDGVELNLSAIHRAGKAAPIVFLHGFGSTKEDYADIVRHEALAAHPFLAYDAPGCGETYCADLSDISIPFLLKTAQRVIEHFKLDRFHLVGHSMGGLTALLLAHKYPQHVLSFVNIEGNIAPEDCFLSRQILQFPEQNVERFFADFIDRTRHMPAYASALYASSLHHKVRAAAVPGIFRSMVDLSDSGKLMQKFIGLRCPKMFMYGEQNATLSYLGLLRTNGVRLTEIPACGHFPMYSNPIAMWTQIAAFLADV; encoded by the coding sequence GTGCCGGAAAACCGTGAACTGGCCTTGGTTCGGTTGCCGTCACAAGTTGATGGCGTCGAATTGAACCTGTCAGCGATTCATCGCGCCGGAAAAGCGGCGCCAATCGTCTTCCTGCACGGCTTCGGATCTACCAAAGAAGACTACGCTGACATCGTGCGCCACGAAGCTCTCGCGGCGCATCCGTTTCTCGCCTATGACGCACCGGGTTGCGGAGAGACGTATTGCGCGGATCTATCAGACATTTCAATTCCGTTCTTGTTAAAGACTGCGCAGCGCGTAATCGAGCATTTTAAGCTCGACCGATTTCATCTCGTTGGCCACTCCATGGGTGGTCTGACGGCACTTCTGCTCGCGCACAAGTATCCCCAACACGTACTCAGCTTCGTCAATATCGAGGGAAACATTGCGCCCGAGGACTGCTTCCTCAGCAGGCAGATCTTGCAATTTCCGGAGCAGAACGTGGAGCGGTTCTTCGCCGATTTTATCGACCGAACCCGGCATATGCCAGCCTATGCCAGCGCGCTCTACGCTTCCAGTCTTCATCACAAAGTGAGGGCGGCTGCGGTACCTGGAATATTCCGCTCGATGGTCGATCTGTCGGACAGTGGAAAGTTGATGCAAAAGTTTATCGGCCTTCGCTGCCCGAAGATGTTCATGTACGGCGAACAGAATGCGACGTTATCCTATCTCGGCCTGCTTCGCACAAATGGCGTACGCCTTACCGAGATTCCGGCGTGCGGCCATTTCCCGATGTATTCCAATCCGATCGCCATGTGGACGCAAATTGCAGCGTTCCTGGCTGACGTTTAG